The following coding sequences lie in one Cupriavidus sp. WKF15 genomic window:
- a CDS encoding 3-hydroxyacyl-CoA dehydrogenase/enoyl-CoA hydratase family protein, which produces MSNFIVKKVAVLGAGVMGAQIAAHLVNARVPVVLFDLPAKEGPKSGIALRAIENLKKLSPAPLGIKDEAGLIQAANYEDDIALLKECDVVIEAIAERMDWKHDLYKKVAPHLGANTIFATNTSGLSITALSDGFDAELKARFCGVHFFNPPRYMHLVELIPTATTQPEILDKLEAFLTTTLGKGVVRAKDTPNFIANRVGIFSILAVFAEAEKFGIPFDVVDDLTGSKLGRAKSATFRTADVVGLDTMAHVIKTMQDNLHEDPFAPVYKTPAVLKGLVDAGALGQKTGAGFYKKEGKAIKVLDASTGQYVESGKKADEIVARMLKKAPAERIKLLRESTNPQAQFLWAIFRDVFHYIAVYLEQIAGSAADVDLAIRWGFGWNSGPFEDWQAAGWKQVAEWVKEDIDAGKALSKAPMPAWVFAGPVAENQGVHAAQGSWAPATQQFVARSTLPVYGRQVFRAALQGSAAIDPRKAGRTVEENDAVRIWVAEGQDDVLVVSFKSKMNTIGPDVIDGLTRAIDLAEAEYKGLVVWQPTSLQLGAPGGPFSAGANLEAAMPAFMMGGAKGIEPFVKKFQDGMMRVKYAAVPVVSAASGIALGGGCELMLHSAARVAALETYIGLVEVGVGLVPAGGGLKEAALAAARAAQAAGSTNYLQFLTNRFQNAAMAKVSASALEARQMGYLQASDKIVFNVHELLHVAQNQVRALADAGYRAPLPALVPVAGRSGIATIKASLVNMRDGGFISAHDFLIASRIAEVVCGGDVEAGSLVSEEWLLALERKAFVDLLGTSKTQERIMGMLQTGKPVRN; this is translated from the coding sequence ATGTCCAATTTCATCGTCAAGAAAGTCGCCGTGCTCGGCGCCGGCGTCATGGGGGCGCAGATTGCCGCCCATCTCGTCAACGCGCGCGTGCCGGTGGTGCTGTTCGACCTGCCGGCCAAGGAAGGCCCCAAGAGCGGGATCGCGCTGCGCGCGATCGAGAACCTGAAGAAGCTGTCGCCGGCACCGCTTGGCATCAAGGATGAGGCCGGCCTGATCCAGGCCGCCAATTACGAAGACGACATCGCCCTGCTCAAGGAATGCGACGTGGTGATCGAGGCGATCGCCGAGCGCATGGACTGGAAGCACGACCTGTACAAGAAGGTCGCGCCGCACCTGGGGGCGAACACCATCTTCGCGACCAATACCTCGGGGTTGTCGATCACCGCGCTGTCGGATGGTTTCGACGCCGAACTGAAGGCGCGCTTCTGCGGCGTGCACTTCTTCAACCCGCCGCGCTACATGCACCTGGTCGAGCTGATCCCGACCGCGACCACGCAGCCGGAGATCCTCGACAAGCTCGAAGCCTTCCTGACGACCACGCTTGGCAAGGGCGTGGTGCGTGCGAAGGACACGCCCAACTTCATCGCCAACCGCGTGGGCATCTTTTCGATCCTGGCGGTGTTCGCCGAAGCCGAGAAATTCGGCATTCCGTTCGATGTGGTGGACGACCTGACGGGCTCCAAGCTGGGCCGCGCCAAGTCGGCCACGTTCCGCACGGCCGACGTGGTGGGTCTGGACACCATGGCCCACGTGATCAAGACCATGCAGGACAACCTGCATGAGGATCCGTTCGCGCCGGTCTACAAGACTCCGGCCGTGCTGAAGGGCCTGGTCGACGCGGGCGCGCTGGGCCAGAAGACCGGCGCCGGCTTCTACAAGAAGGAAGGCAAGGCGATCAAGGTGCTGGACGCCAGCACGGGCCAGTATGTCGAATCGGGCAAGAAGGCCGACGAGATCGTCGCGCGCATGCTGAAAAAGGCTCCGGCTGAGCGCATCAAGCTGCTGCGCGAGTCGACCAATCCGCAGGCGCAGTTCCTGTGGGCGATCTTCCGCGACGTGTTCCACTACATTGCCGTCTACCTCGAACAGATCGCCGGTTCGGCGGCCGATGTCGACCTGGCGATCCGCTGGGGCTTCGGCTGGAACTCGGGCCCGTTCGAGGACTGGCAGGCCGCCGGCTGGAAGCAGGTGGCCGAGTGGGTGAAGGAAGATATCGACGCCGGCAAGGCGCTGTCCAAGGCACCGATGCCCGCGTGGGTGTTCGCAGGCCCGGTGGCCGAGAACCAGGGCGTGCACGCCGCGCAGGGTTCGTGGGCACCGGCCACGCAGCAATTCGTCGCTCGCAGCACGCTGCCGGTGTACGGGCGCCAGGTTTTCCGCGCCGCGCTGCAGGGCTCGGCTGCGATCGATCCGCGCAAGGCCGGCCGCACGGTCGAAGAGAACGACGCCGTGCGCATCTGGGTGGCCGAGGGCCAGGACGATGTGCTGGTGGTCTCGTTCAAGAGCAAGATGAACACCATCGGGCCGGACGTGATCGACGGCCTGACGCGCGCGATCGACCTCGCTGAAGCCGAGTACAAGGGCCTGGTCGTGTGGCAGCCGACGTCGCTGCAGCTCGGCGCGCCGGGCGGCCCGTTCTCCGCGGGCGCCAATCTGGAAGCCGCGATGCCGGCCTTCATGATGGGCGGTGCCAAGGGCATCGAGCCTTTCGTCAAGAAGTTCCAGGACGGCATGATGCGCGTGAAGTACGCCGCGGTGCCCGTGGTGTCGGCCGCATCCGGCATTGCACTGGGCGGCGGCTGCGAGCTGATGCTGCATTCGGCGGCACGCGTGGCGGCGCTGGAAACCTATATCGGCCTCGTGGAAGTAGGCGTGGGTTTGGTGCCCGCCGGCGGTGGCCTGAAGGAAGCCGCGCTGGCAGCAGCACGCGCCGCGCAGGCAGCCGGCAGCACCAACTATCTGCAGTTCCTGACCAACCGCTTCCAGAATGCGGCCATGGCCAAGGTGTCGGCTTCCGCGCTGGAAGCGCGCCAGATGGGGTATCTGCAGGCCTCGGACAAGATCGTCTTCAACGTGCACGAGCTGCTTCACGTGGCGCAGAACCAAGTGCGCGCGCTGGCCGACGCCGGCTATCGCGCGCCGCTGCCGGCGCTGGTGCCGGTGGCCGGCCGTTCGGGCATCGCGACCATCAAGGCATCGCTGGTCAATATGCGCGACGGCGGCTTCATCTCCGCGCATGACTTCCTGATTGCCTCGCGCATTGCCGAAGTGGTATGTGGCGGCGACGTCGAGGCCGGCTCGCTGGTGAGCGAGGAATGGCTGCTCGCGCTGGAGCGCAAGGCCTTCGTCGACCTGCTGGGTACCAGCAAGACGCAGGAACGCATCATGGGCATGCTGCAGACCGGCAAGCCCGTCCGCAACTAA
- a CDS encoding Lrp/AsnC family transcriptional regulator, whose amino-acid sequence MDRYDKQILAILQEDATVPVAEIGERVGLTSTPCWRRIQKLEEAGLIRKRVALLDAGKLNVGVTVFVSVRTAQHNVKWLKQFHALVASIPEVTEFYRMAGDTDYLLRVVVPDIAAYDRVYKKLIQGAELADVSSSFAMEQIKYTTALPLDYA is encoded by the coding sequence ATGGACCGCTACGACAAACAGATCCTTGCCATCCTGCAGGAAGACGCCACGGTGCCAGTGGCCGAGATCGGCGAACGCGTCGGCCTGACCTCCACACCGTGCTGGCGCCGCATCCAGAAGCTCGAGGAAGCCGGGCTGATCCGCAAGCGCGTGGCGCTGCTCGATGCCGGCAAGCTGAACGTGGGCGTGACGGTGTTCGTGTCGGTCCGAACCGCCCAGCACAACGTCAAATGGCTCAAGCAGTTCCATGCGCTGGTCGCCTCGATTCCCGAAGTGACCGAGTTCTATCGCATGGCCGGCGATACCGACTACCTGCTGCGCGTGGTCGTGCCCGATATCGCCGCCTACGACCGCGTGTACAAGAAACTGATCCAGGGCGCAGAACTCGCTGACGTGAGTTCCAGCTTTGCGATGGAGCAGATCAAGTACACCACCGCGCTGCCGCTCGATTACGCGTAG
- a CDS encoding enoyl-CoA hydratase, with amino-acid sequence MSISTSIDHGILTIEFDRAEKKNAITAAMYQAMADALRTAEADPAVRVILIRGKDEIFTAGNDLEDFMQRPPTGGDGVEQAPVFQFLDQISHASKPVVAAVSGAAVGVGTTLLLHCDFVYASETAKLSLPFAQLGLCPEAASSLLLPRLVGYQRAAEKLMLGEPFGAQEAHQLGLVTRVLPVAELHAFALQQARKLAALPASSLRETKRLMKGNDVAAVERKMAEEGEVFRRMLVAPEAKEAFTAFFEKRKPDFTKFS; translated from the coding sequence ATGAGCATCAGCACCAGCATCGACCACGGCATCCTGACGATCGAATTCGACCGTGCCGAAAAGAAGAACGCCATCACGGCGGCGATGTACCAGGCCATGGCCGACGCGCTGCGCACGGCCGAGGCCGACCCCGCGGTCCGCGTCATCCTGATCCGCGGCAAGGACGAGATCTTCACCGCCGGCAACGACCTGGAAGATTTCATGCAGCGCCCGCCCACCGGCGGCGACGGCGTGGAGCAGGCCCCGGTGTTCCAGTTCCTGGACCAGATCAGCCACGCGAGCAAGCCGGTTGTCGCGGCGGTTAGCGGCGCGGCCGTAGGGGTGGGCACCACGCTGCTGCTGCACTGCGACTTCGTCTATGCATCGGAGACGGCGAAGCTGTCGCTGCCGTTCGCGCAGCTCGGCCTTTGCCCGGAGGCGGCATCGAGCCTGTTGCTGCCGCGCCTGGTCGGCTACCAGCGCGCTGCCGAGAAGCTGATGCTGGGCGAGCCCTTTGGCGCACAGGAAGCACACCAGCTCGGCCTGGTCACGCGCGTGCTGCCGGTGGCGGAGCTGCATGCCTTTGCGCTGCAGCAGGCGCGCAAGCTGGCCGCGCTACCGGCCTCGTCGCTGCGCGAGACCAAGCGGCTGATGAAGGGCAATGACGTGGCGGCCGTGGAAAGAAAGATGGCCGAGGAAGGCGAGGTATTCCGGCGCATGCTGGTGGCGCCGGAGGCGAAGGAGGCGTTCACGGCTTTCTTCGAGAAGCGCAAGCCGGATTTTACGAAGTTCAGCTGA
- a CDS encoding ABC transporter ATP-binding protein/permease, producing the protein MRRYSTTAEPSPARPATLFPGQRPPRSDWQTVRNLLPYVWHYKWRVMLALVCLVAAKVANLGVPVLMKRLIDSMNISAGDPRALLVVPVGLIVAYGVLRLSSTLFTELREILFSKVTQSAVREIALQVFRHLHALSLRFHLDRQTGGMSRDIERGTRGIQSLISYSLYSILPTLVEMGLVLGFFVLHYDIWFAAITGCALVSYIVFTIVVTEWRTHFRRKMNELDSRANQKAIDSLLNFETVKYFGNEEYEAQRYDENLRKYRTAAIRSQNSLSFLNFGQQTIIAAGLILILWRATVGVVAGKLTLGDLVLVNTLMIQLYIPLNFLGVIYREIKQATTDMDRMFVLLGTHQEVADTAGAQPLKVQGAEVRFRHVRFGYESNRVILDDVDFTIAAGTTTAVVGHSGSGKSTLARLLFRFYDVSDGAILIDGQDMRQVTQDSLRRSIGIVPQDTVLFNDSIFYNIAYGRPDATHDEVIAAARAAQIDQFIRELPQGYDTPVGERGLKLSGGEKQRVAIARTLLKNPPILVFDEATSALDSRTEQAIQAELMRLAQNRTTLLIAHRLSTVVHADQILVMDRGRIVERGTHAELMRAGGRYAEMWEIQARSAAQGETVADELAIDVGDATQDA; encoded by the coding sequence ATGCGCCGCTATTCCACGACCGCGGAACCGTCCCCCGCACGGCCCGCCACCCTGTTTCCCGGCCAGCGCCCGCCCCGCAGCGACTGGCAGACCGTACGCAACCTGCTGCCCTATGTCTGGCACTACAAGTGGCGCGTGATGCTTGCGCTGGTCTGCCTGGTGGCGGCCAAGGTCGCCAACCTGGGCGTGCCGGTGCTGATGAAGCGGCTGATCGACAGCATGAACATCAGCGCGGGCGACCCGCGCGCGCTGCTGGTGGTGCCGGTCGGGCTGATCGTGGCCTATGGCGTGCTGCGGTTGTCGTCCACGCTGTTCACGGAGTTGCGTGAAATCCTCTTTTCCAAGGTGACGCAAAGCGCGGTACGGGAAATCGCGCTGCAGGTGTTCCGGCATCTGCATGCGCTGTCGCTGCGCTTCCACCTTGACCGGCAGACCGGCGGCATGAGCCGCGATATCGAGCGCGGCACGCGCGGCATCCAGTCACTGATCTCGTACTCCTTGTACAGCATCCTGCCGACGCTGGTGGAAATGGGGCTGGTGCTGGGCTTCTTCGTGCTGCACTACGACATCTGGTTTGCCGCCATCACCGGCTGTGCGCTGGTGAGCTATATCGTCTTCACCATCGTCGTGACCGAGTGGCGCACGCATTTCCGCCGCAAGATGAACGAGCTGGATTCTCGCGCGAACCAGAAAGCCATCGATTCGCTGCTGAACTTCGAGACGGTCAAGTATTTCGGCAATGAGGAGTACGAGGCGCAGCGCTACGACGAGAACCTGCGCAAGTACCGCACCGCGGCGATCCGTTCGCAGAACTCGCTCTCGTTCCTGAACTTCGGGCAGCAGACCATCATCGCGGCAGGGCTGATCCTGATCCTGTGGCGCGCCACAGTGGGCGTGGTGGCGGGCAAGCTGACGCTGGGCGACCTGGTGCTGGTCAACACGCTGATGATCCAGCTATACATCCCGCTGAACTTCCTTGGCGTGATCTACCGCGAGATCAAGCAGGCCACCACCGACATGGACCGCATGTTCGTGCTGCTGGGCACGCACCAGGAGGTGGCCGATACCGCGGGCGCGCAGCCGCTCAAGGTGCAGGGCGCGGAAGTGCGCTTCCGCCACGTGCGTTTTGGCTATGAGTCGAATCGCGTGATCCTGGACGATGTCGATTTCACGATCGCGGCGGGCACGACCACGGCGGTGGTGGGACATAGCGGCTCGGGCAAGTCGACGCTCGCGCGCCTGCTGTTCCGTTTCTATGACGTCAGCGACGGCGCCATCCTGATCGACGGGCAGGACATGCGGCAGGTCACGCAGGACAGCCTGCGCCGCTCGATCGGCATCGTGCCGCAGGACACGGTGCTGTTCAACGACAGCATCTTCTACAACATCGCCTATGGCCGGCCCGATGCCACGCATGACGAAGTCATCGCGGCCGCGCGTGCGGCGCAGATCGACCAGTTCATCCGCGAGCTGCCGCAAGGCTACGACACGCCCGTCGGCGAACGCGGCCTCAAGCTTTCGGGCGGGGAAAAGCAGCGCGTGGCCATTGCCCGCACCTTGCTGAAGAACCCGCCGATCCTGGTCTTCGACGAAGCGACCTCCGCGCTGGACTCGCGCACCGAGCAGGCCATCCAGGCCGAGCTGATGCGGCTCGCGCAGAACCGCACCACGCTGCTGATCGCGCACCGGCTGTCCACCGTGGTCCATGCCGACCAGATCCTGGTGATGGACCGCGGGCGCATCGTCGAACGCGGCACCCATGCCGAGCTGATGCGCGCCGGCGGCCGCTACGCGGAGATGTGGGAGATCCAGGCGCGCAGCGCGGCGCAAGGCGAGACGGTGGCGGACGAACTGGCGATCGATGTCGGCGACGCCACGCAGGATGCCTGA
- a CDS encoding DegV family protein, which yields MQETAILADAACDMPRAVMTELGVRTIPFRIRAGDRFVADTRDEDALPTLYEQYLVGKQDHYAESIPLVERELEDHLLKHVVATCDRAMLFTIASTRSKLYSHATGAVIGTAARSVRLRKEAGRSGLFDLIVIDTGAIGPGQALIVREAARMAADGADARAVTEAVETRLRDAAHMYLVPDELLYMYTRARLKGEDSITWGRYMMGSAFNIRPVIHMHRGRTEAVARVRGSDEGRRRVLAHAEQCVRNGSLLTPAISACFAGPLDIVRAMPAFQSLERAARTRGIELMLAPMSLTVALNVGARAFGLSYLSEQTLPLA from the coding sequence ATGCAGGAGACAGCCATCCTGGCCGACGCGGCGTGCGACATGCCGCGTGCGGTCATGACGGAACTTGGCGTGCGCACGATTCCATTTCGCATCCGCGCCGGCGACAGGTTTGTTGCCGACACGCGCGACGAGGACGCGCTGCCAACGCTGTACGAACAGTATCTCGTCGGCAAGCAGGACCACTACGCGGAGTCGATCCCGCTCGTCGAGCGCGAGCTGGAGGACCACCTGCTGAAGCATGTGGTCGCCACCTGCGACCGCGCCATGCTGTTCACCATCGCCAGCACACGCAGCAAGCTCTATTCGCATGCGACCGGCGCCGTGATCGGCACCGCCGCGCGCAGCGTGCGGCTGCGCAAGGAGGCGGGCCGTTCGGGCCTGTTCGACCTGATCGTCATCGACACCGGCGCGATTGGCCCCGGCCAGGCGCTGATTGTGCGCGAAGCCGCCCGCATGGCCGCCGATGGGGCCGATGCGCGTGCCGTGACGGAGGCCGTGGAAACCCGCCTGCGCGACGCGGCGCACATGTACCTGGTGCCCGACGAACTGCTCTACATGTACACGCGCGCCAGGCTCAAGGGCGAGGACAGCATCACCTGGGGCCGCTACATGATGGGCAGCGCATTCAATATCCGGCCGGTCATCCACATGCACCGCGGGCGTACCGAGGCGGTGGCCAGGGTGCGCGGCTCGGACGAAGGTCGCCGCCGCGTGCTGGCCCATGCCGAGCAGTGCGTGCGCAACGGCAGCCTGCTGACGCCCGCGATTTCGGCGTGCTTCGCCGGACCGCTGGACATCGTGCGCGCCATGCCGGCCTTCCAGTCACTGGAACGAGCGGCGCGCACGCGCGGCATCGAGCTGATGCTCGCGCCGATGAGCCTGACTGTCGCGCTCAACGTCGGCGCACGCGCATTCGGCCTGAGCTATCTTTCCGAGCAAACGCTGCCGCTCGCCTAG
- a CDS encoding acetyl-CoA C-acyltransferase produces the protein MMKQLQDAYIVAATRTPIGKAPKGAFKNTRPDGLLATILKAAVAQVPNLDPKLIEDAIVGCAIPEAQQGLNVARIGALLSGLPNTVGGITVNRFCASGVSAVAMAADRIRVGESDVMIAAGVESMSMVPMMGNSPSMSPDIFTRDENVGIAYGMGLTAEKVAQQWKVSREDQDAFSLASHQKAIAAQQAGEFKDEITPIDIVEKFPNLASGEVSVKTRTIALDEGPRLDTSLEGLGKLRPVFANKGSVTAGNSSQTSDGAGALILVSEKILKQFNLVPLARFVSFAVRGVPPEIMGIGPKEAIPAALKAAGLTQDQIDWIELNEAFAAQSLAVMRDLELDPAKVNRMGGAIALGHPLGATGAIRSATVVHALRRHNLKYGMVTMCVGTGMGAAGIFECV, from the coding sequence ATCATGAAACAACTGCAAGACGCCTACATCGTTGCCGCGACCCGTACGCCGATCGGCAAGGCGCCGAAGGGCGCGTTCAAGAATACGCGTCCGGACGGCCTGCTGGCCACGATCCTTAAGGCCGCCGTGGCCCAGGTGCCGAACCTGGATCCGAAGCTGATCGAAGACGCCATCGTCGGCTGCGCGATTCCCGAAGCGCAGCAGGGCCTGAACGTGGCGCGCATCGGCGCGCTACTGTCGGGCCTGCCGAACACCGTGGGCGGCATCACCGTCAACCGCTTCTGCGCCTCGGGCGTGAGCGCGGTGGCCATGGCCGCCGACCGAATCCGCGTGGGCGAGTCCGACGTGATGATCGCCGCCGGCGTGGAATCGATGAGCATGGTGCCGATGATGGGCAACTCGCCGTCGATGTCGCCCGATATCTTCACGCGCGACGAGAACGTCGGCATCGCCTACGGCATGGGCCTGACCGCCGAGAAGGTCGCGCAGCAATGGAAGGTCAGCCGCGAGGACCAGGATGCGTTCTCGCTGGCCTCGCACCAGAAGGCCATCGCCGCGCAGCAGGCCGGGGAGTTCAAGGACGAGATCACGCCGATCGATATCGTCGAGAAATTCCCGAACCTGGCCAGCGGCGAGGTGAGCGTCAAGACGCGCACCATCGCGCTGGACGAAGGCCCGCGCCTCGATACCTCGCTCGAAGGCCTGGGCAAGCTGCGCCCGGTATTCGCCAACAAGGGCAGCGTGACCGCCGGCAACAGTTCGCAGACGTCCGATGGCGCCGGCGCGCTGATCCTGGTGTCGGAGAAGATCCTGAAGCAGTTCAATCTGGTGCCGCTGGCGCGCTTCGTATCGTTCGCGGTGCGCGGCGTGCCGCCGGAGATCATGGGTATCGGCCCGAAGGAAGCGATTCCCGCGGCGCTGAAGGCGGCCGGCCTGACACAGGACCAGATCGACTGGATCGAGCTGAACGAGGCCTTCGCCGCGCAATCGCTGGCGGTCATGCGCGACCTGGAGCTCGACCCCGCCAAGGTCAACCGCATGGGCGGTGCCATTGCGCTCGGTCACCCGCTCGGCGCGACCGGCGCGATCCGTTCGGCCACCGTGGTGCACGCGCTGCGTCGCCACAACCTGAAGTACGGCATGGTGACCATGTGCGTGGGCACGGGCATGGGCGCAGCCGGCATCTTCGAGTGCGTCTGA
- a CDS encoding acyl-CoA thioesterase, with protein MNSPHTVPALPAGKSPALRVVPMPADANVHGDVFGGWIMAQVDIAGSIPAVERAQGRVATVAVNSFLFKHPVFVGDLVSFYAEIEKTGRTSITVSVEVYAQRMRHSNEIVKVTEATLTYVATDESRQPRVLPT; from the coding sequence ATGAATTCGCCCCATACCGTTCCCGCCCTGCCAGCCGGCAAGAGTCCCGCCCTTCGCGTTGTCCCGATGCCCGCCGACGCCAATGTGCATGGCGACGTGTTCGGCGGCTGGATCATGGCGCAGGTGGATATCGCCGGGTCCATCCCCGCGGTGGAACGCGCCCAGGGCCGCGTGGCCACGGTTGCGGTCAATTCCTTCCTGTTCAAGCACCCGGTATTCGTCGGCGACCTGGTGAGCTTCTATGCCGAGATCGAGAAAACCGGCCGCACCTCGATCACGGTGTCGGTCGAGGTCTACGCGCAGCGCATGCGGCACAGCAATGAGATCGTCAAGGTGACGGAAGCCACGCTGACGTATGTGGCGACGGATGAAAGCCGGCAGCCGAGGGTATTGCCGACTTGA
- a CDS encoding TetR/AcrR family transcriptional regulator: protein MRKGEMTRVAILDAALELSSRDGLEGLTIGLLAERMQMSKSGVFAHFGSREDLQVEVVREYHRRFEQEVFYPSLHEPRGLPRLWSMVRRWMEKRIQEVTTGCIYISGAVEYDDRAESLVRDELVKSVTIWRAALTRAIGQAKEEGHLRADCDPRLMLFEMYSLELGLHHDARFLRLPDSAELAMVALNKLIQSYRT, encoded by the coding sequence ATGCGCAAGGGGGAAATGACGCGCGTGGCGATTCTGGATGCCGCACTGGAGCTGTCGTCCCGCGACGGGTTGGAGGGTCTGACCATCGGCCTGTTGGCGGAACGCATGCAGATGAGCAAGAGCGGCGTGTTCGCGCATTTCGGTTCGCGCGAAGACCTGCAGGTGGAAGTTGTGCGGGAGTATCACCGGCGCTTCGAGCAGGAGGTGTTCTACCCCTCGCTGCACGAGCCGCGCGGGCTGCCCCGGCTGTGGTCGATGGTGCGCAGGTGGATGGAGAAGCGCATCCAGGAAGTGACGACTGGATGCATCTACATCAGCGGCGCGGTCGAGTACGACGACCGCGCGGAAAGCCTGGTGCGTGACGAACTCGTCAAGAGCGTCACCATCTGGCGCGCCGCGCTGACGCGCGCCATTGGCCAGGCCAAGGAAGAGGGGCACCTGCGCGCGGACTGCGATCCGCGCCTGATGCTGTTCGAGATGTACAGCCTTGAACTAGGCTTGCATCACGACGCCCGTTTCCTGCGCCTGCCGGACAGCGCCGAACTTGCCATGGTCGCGCTCAACAAACTGATTCAGTCTTACCGTACCTGA
- a CDS encoding acyl-CoA dehydrogenase C-terminal domain-containing protein, with translation MGQYTAPLRDMQFVLHELLGAEAELKAMPPHADIDADTINQVIEEAGKFCADVVFPLNQAGDREGCTYVGDGVVKAPTGFKEAYQQYVEAGWPALACDPAYGGQGLPIVVNNVVYEMLNSANQAWTMYPGLSHGAYEALHAHGTPELQQAYLPKLVSGVWTGTMCLTEPHCGTDLGILRTKAEPQADGSYLLTGTKIFISAGEHDLAENIIHLVLARLPDAPQGTKGISLFVVPKFIPDASGNPGERNGIQCGSIEHKMGIHGNATCVMNLDGARGWLVGEANKGLNAMFVMMNAARLGVGAQGLGLTEIAYQNSVAYAKDRLQMRSLTGPKAPEKAADPIIVHPDVRRMLLTQKAYAEGGRAFSYWTALQIDRELSHPDEAVRKQAGDLVALLTPVIKAFLTDNAFTSTNEGMQVFGGHGYISEWGMEQYVRDARINMIYEGTNTIQALDLLGRKILGDMGAKMKAFGKIVQEFVEEEGTSEAMQEFINPLADLGDKVQKLTMEIGMKAMGNADEVGAAAVPYLRVVGHLVFAYFWARMAKIALEKEGSGDKFYTAKLATARFYFAKLLPETAGEIRKARAGSATLMALDADLF, from the coding sequence ATGGGCCAGTACACCGCACCGTTGCGCGACATGCAGTTCGTCCTTCACGAACTGCTCGGCGCTGAAGCCGAACTCAAGGCGATGCCGCCGCACGCGGACATCGACGCGGACACCATCAACCAGGTCATCGAGGAAGCCGGCAAGTTCTGCGCCGACGTGGTGTTCCCGCTCAACCAGGCGGGTGACCGCGAAGGCTGCACCTACGTCGGCGACGGCGTGGTGAAGGCGCCCACCGGCTTCAAGGAAGCCTATCAGCAGTACGTGGAAGCCGGCTGGCCGGCGCTGGCGTGCGATCCGGCCTACGGCGGCCAGGGCCTGCCGATCGTGGTCAACAACGTCGTGTACGAGATGCTGAACTCGGCCAACCAGGCGTGGACCATGTACCCGGGCCTCTCGCATGGCGCCTACGAGGCCCTGCACGCGCACGGCACGCCGGAACTGCAGCAGGCCTACCTGCCCAAGCTGGTGTCGGGCGTGTGGACCGGCACCATGTGCCTGACCGAGCCGCACTGCGGCACCGACCTCGGCATCCTGCGCACCAAGGCCGAACCGCAGGCCGACGGCTCCTACCTGCTGACCGGCACCAAGATCTTCATCTCGGCCGGCGAGCATGACCTGGCCGAGAACATCATCCACCTCGTGCTGGCGCGCCTGCCGGACGCGCCGCAGGGCACCAAGGGCATTTCGCTGTTCGTCGTGCCGAAGTTCATCCCCGACGCGAGCGGCAACCCGGGCGAGCGCAACGGCATCCAGTGCGGCTCGATCGAACACAAGATGGGCATCCACGGCAACGCCACCTGCGTGATGAACCTCGATGGCGCGCGCGGCTGGCTGGTGGGCGAGGCCAACAAGGGCCTGAACGCCATGTTCGTGATGATGAATGCCGCGCGCCTCGGCGTGGGCGCCCAGGGCCTGGGCCTGACCGAAATCGCGTACCAGAACTCGGTCGCGTATGCGAAGGACCGCCTGCAGATGCGCTCGCTGACCGGCCCGAAGGCGCCGGAAAAGGCCGCCGACCCGATCATCGTGCATCCGGACGTGCGCCGCATGCTGCTGACGCAGAAGGCCTATGCCGAAGGCGGCCGCGCATTCAGCTACTGGACCGCGCTGCAGATCGACCGCGAGCTGTCGCACCCGGACGAGGCCGTGCGCAAGCAGGCCGGCGACCTGGTGGCGTTGCTGACGCCGGTGATCAAGGCCTTCCTGACCGACAACGCGTTCACCAGCACCAACGAAGGCATGCAGGTGTTCGGCGGCCACGGCTACATCTCCGAATGGGGCATGGAGCAGTATGTGCGCGACGCCCGCATCAATATGATCTACGAGGGCACCAACACCATCCAGGCGCTGGATCTGCTGGGCCGCAAGATCCTGGGCGACATGGGCGCCAAGATGAAGGCCTTCGGCAAGATCGTGCAGGAATTCGTCGAGGAAGAGGGCACCAGCGAAGCCATGCAGGAGTTCATCAACCCGCTGGCCGACCTGGGCGACAAGGTGCAGAAGCTGACCATGGAAATCGGCATGAAGGCCATGGGCAACGCCGATGAAGTCGGCGCCGCCGCGGTGCCGTACCTGCGCGTGGTGGGACACCTGGTGTTCGCGTACTTCTGGGCCCGCATGGCCAAGATCGCGCTGGAGAAGGAAGGCAGCGGCGACAAGTTCTACACCGCCAAGCTGGCGACGGCGCGCTTCTACTTCGCCAAGCTGTTGCCCGAAACGGCTGGCGAGATCCGCAAGGCGCGCGCCGGCTCGGCCACGCTGATGGCGCTGGACGCAGACCTGTTCTGA